The Comamonas sp. GB3 AK4-5 genome includes a region encoding these proteins:
- the motB gene encoding flagellar motor protein MotB codes for MATEKKLQPIIIKRIKKAAHGAHGGAWKIAYADFMTAMMAFFLLMWLLGSTAKGDLQGIAAYFNSPLKVSMAGGDGSGNSSSIIPGGGNDLAKVHGQVRRSDADQDNNHRKADSSARAIRAQQDAQRIKSLRAKIDAMISSNATLNEYKSQIRIDVTPDGLQIQIVDEQNRPMFDIGSAILKPYMRDILREVGTAMGGVENRISLAGHTDSAPYGNGDRGYSNWELSSDRANASRRELVAAGMPDDKLARVVGLAASDLLYLDKPRAPQNRRITITVLTHEAEERLLGKNAIKETIEPADKQDNPVPATPSS; via the coding sequence ATGGCTACCGAAAAAAAACTGCAGCCCATCATCATCAAGCGCATCAAAAAGGCTGCGCATGGTGCACATGGTGGCGCCTGGAAGATCGCCTACGCCGACTTCATGACGGCCATGATGGCCTTCTTTCTGCTGATGTGGCTGCTGGGCTCCACCGCCAAAGGTGATCTGCAAGGGATTGCGGCCTACTTCAACTCCCCGCTGAAAGTCTCCATGGCGGGCGGTGACGGCTCTGGCAACAGCTCCAGCATCATCCCCGGCGGCGGCAACGACCTGGCCAAGGTTCACGGCCAGGTGCGTCGCTCCGATGCCGACCAGGACAACAACCACCGCAAGGCGGACAGCTCGGCACGCGCCATCCGGGCGCAGCAGGACGCACAACGCATCAAATCCCTGCGCGCCAAGATTGACGCCATGATCAGCAGCAACGCCACGCTGAACGAGTACAAGTCCCAGATTCGCATCGACGTCACGCCCGACGGCCTGCAGATCCAGATCGTGGACGAGCAAAACCGGCCCATGTTCGACATCGGCAGTGCCATTCTGAAACCCTATATGCGCGACATACTGCGTGAAGTGGGGACCGCCATGGGTGGCGTGGAAAACCGCATCAGCCTGGCTGGCCACACGGACTCCGCCCCCTACGGCAACGGCGACCGAGGCTATAGCAACTGGGAACTTTCCTCGGACCGGGCCAACGCCTCGCGCCGCGAACTGGTGGCCGCCGGCATGCCCGATGACAAACTGGCCCGCGTGGTCGGACTGGCAGCCAGTGACTTGCTCTACCTCGACAAGCCACGCGCCCCGCAAAATCGCCGCATCACCATCACCGTGCTGACCCATGAGGCCGAAGAACGTCTCTTGGGGAAAAACGCGATCAAGGAAACCATTGAACCTGCCGATAAGCAGGACAATCCTGTACCTGCAACGCCGTCTTCGTGA
- the motA gene encoding flagellar motor stator protein MotA: protein MLVLIGYLVAFGCIFGVYALHGGNMSVLAKALPFEMATIGGGAIGAFIVSNQPKVLKATAAAIPLAIKGSKHTKARFMSLLALLYDLLQKARKEGLMAVEADVEEPEQSPMFQKYPELLADHHLVEFITDYLRMMVSGNLNSHEIETLMENEIEAHHQENHRPVAALQRLAGALPAFGIVAAVLGVVNTMGSVGQPPSVLGGMIASALVGTFLGILLAYALVEPLAGVIEQIFQDGTKELECVKCTLIASMQGYNPPTAIEFGRKVLFSTERPGFLELEEYVKSTK, encoded by the coding sequence ATGCTTGTCCTCATCGGTTACCTTGTGGCCTTCGGCTGCATCTTCGGCGTCTACGCACTGCACGGCGGCAATATGTCGGTGCTGGCCAAGGCGCTACCTTTTGAAATGGCCACCATCGGTGGTGGTGCCATTGGCGCCTTCATTGTCAGCAACCAGCCCAAGGTGCTGAAGGCGACGGCTGCGGCCATCCCGCTGGCCATCAAAGGCTCCAAACACACCAAGGCGCGATTCATGAGCCTGCTGGCCTTGCTGTACGACCTTCTGCAGAAAGCCCGCAAGGAAGGGCTGATGGCCGTTGAGGCCGATGTCGAAGAGCCCGAGCAATCGCCCATGTTCCAGAAGTACCCCGAATTGCTGGCGGACCACCACCTGGTCGAGTTCATCACCGACTACCTGCGGATGATGGTCTCCGGCAACCTCAACTCCCACGAGATTGAGACGCTGATGGAGAACGAAATCGAGGCCCATCACCAGGAAAACCACCGCCCTGTCGCTGCACTGCAGCGCCTGGCCGGCGCCTTGCCAGCCTTCGGTATTGTGGCCGCCGTGCTGGGCGTGGTGAATACCATGGGCTCCGTGGGCCAGCCACCTTCCGTGTTGGGCGGCATGATTGCCTCGGCCCTGGTGGGAACCTTCCTGGGTATCTTGCTGGCCTATGCGCTGGTGGAGCCACTGGCCGGCGTGATCGAACAGATTTTCCAAGATGGCACCAAGGAGCTGGAATGCGTGAAGTGCACGCTGATTGCCAGCATGCAGGGCTACAACCCTCCCACGGCGATTGAATTCGGCCGCAAGGTATTGTTCTCGACCGAACGCCCAGGCTTCCTGGAGCTGGAAGAGTACGTCAAGAGCACCAAGTAA
- a CDS encoding flagellin, whose protein sequence is MAATINTNIASINAQRNLTLSGSSLNTTMQRLSSGLRVNSAKDDAAGLAIAERMNTQVKGLAVASRNANDGISLAQTAEGALGKVGDMLQRMRELAVQSSNATNSDSDRKALQAEVAQLGAEIDRVAKQTNFNGQKILDGSFAGAVFQVGANSGDNVTLGALADTRSSQLSTVSYATSTLAAVDTSNDAANTTLSAYGTPIVANNPTATPPVTGGLSITLTSNNPAVTTDVNLGAIDKATSRQERLGQIVTAINDKTADTGVTAYLTKIEGTEDYKVEIMSSKKDVDGNPVSVAFNGFTEINSGMDTSVAANDPSITIGYAGTPPVGTATAGTLVDAARGIEDINVSTQSGAWVALKKIDSAVDQVNGARATLGAIQTRFENAVNNIDIQVENLSAARGRIMDADFAKETANLSRTQILQQAGTAMVSQANQLPQNVLKLLQG, encoded by the coding sequence ATGGCCGCCACTATCAACACCAATATTGCTTCGATCAACGCCCAGCGAAACCTGACCCTCTCGGGCAGCTCGCTGAACACCACCATGCAGCGCCTGTCTTCCGGCCTGCGTGTCAACAGTGCCAAGGACGACGCCGCCGGCCTGGCCATTGCCGAACGCATGAACACCCAGGTCAAGGGCCTGGCCGTGGCTTCGCGCAATGCCAACGACGGCATCTCGCTGGCCCAGACCGCCGAAGGCGCCCTGGGCAAGGTGGGCGACATGCTGCAGCGCATGCGTGAGCTGGCCGTGCAGTCCAGCAATGCCACCAACAGCGACAGCGACCGCAAGGCCCTGCAGGCCGAAGTGGCCCAGCTGGGTGCGGAAATCGACCGCGTGGCCAAGCAAACCAACTTCAACGGCCAAAAAATTCTGGATGGCTCGTTTGCCGGCGCCGTGTTCCAGGTGGGCGCCAACTCGGGCGACAACGTCACGCTGGGTGCGCTGGCCGATACCCGCTCCTCCCAGCTGTCGACCGTCTCGTACGCAACGTCCACCCTGGCAGCCGTCGACACCTCCAACGACGCAGCCAATACGACCCTGAGCGCGTATGGCACCCCCATCGTCGCCAACAACCCCACGGCAACCCCTCCCGTGACCGGCGGCCTGTCCATCACCCTCACATCCAACAACCCTGCCGTTACCACCGACGTGAACCTCGGCGCTATCGACAAGGCCACCAGCCGCCAAGAGCGTCTGGGCCAAATCGTGACGGCCATCAACGACAAGACAGCAGACACCGGCGTCACCGCCTATCTGACCAAGATCGAAGGCACCGAGGACTACAAGGTCGAAATCATGTCCTCCAAAAAGGACGTGGACGGCAACCCCGTTTCCGTGGCTTTCAATGGCTTTACCGAAATCAATAGCGGCATGGATACCTCCGTTGCTGCCAACGACCCCAGCATCACGATTGGCTACGCAGGCACCCCGCCCGTAGGCACAGCCACTGCCGGCACGCTGGTGGACGCCGCCCGCGGCATCGAAGACATCAACGTCTCCACCCAATCCGGCGCCTGGGTTGCGCTGAAGAAGATCGACAGCGCAGTCGACCAGGTCAATGGTGCACGCGCCACCCTGGGTGCCATCCAGACCCGCTTTGAAAATGCCGTGAACAATATCGACATTCAGGTGGAAAACCTGTCTGCTGCCCGTGGCCGCATCATGGATGCCGACTTTGCCAAGGAAACCGCCAACCTGAGCCGCACGCAGATCCTGCAGCAGGCCGGCACGGCCATGGTGTCCCAGGCCAACCAGCTGCCGCAAAACGTGCTGAAGCTGCTGCAAGGCTAA
- a CDS encoding flagellin, with the protein MALTINTNVASINAQRNLGLSGSTLGTSMQRLSSGLRVNSAKDDAAGLAIAERMNAAAKGLAVASRNANDGISLAQTAEGALGKVGDMLQRMRELATQSANATNSDSDRKALQAEASQLSAEIDRVAKTTAFNGRKLLDGAFAGAVFQVGAAAGDNITVGGLGNTTAAGLSNVSYGDKTATATMTTQDSYAALPATVSSAAAAFSITVAGVNGGEAIDLGPLENASSNEERLGQVVAAINAKTADTGVTAFLEKDSTGVYKINVKSEKLDTDGVPLKVDFTGLDTVTKGQSATPAQLLEATDLNIDPGTAADIQQNVKGIDTLDISTQSSAWVALKKIDDALDQVNAVRGQLGALQARFEKSIENIDIMGENITAARGRIIDADFAKETASLSRTQILQQAGTAMVSQANQLSQSVLSLLK; encoded by the coding sequence ATGGCCCTGACCATCAACACCAACGTTGCTTCGATCAATGCCCAGCGCAATCTGGGTCTTTCGGGCAGCACACTGGGCACTTCCATGCAGCGTCTGTCCTCGGGCCTGCGTGTCAACAGTGCCAAGGACGACGCTGCAGGTCTGGCCATTGCAGAGCGCATGAACGCGGCCGCCAAGGGGCTGGCTGTGGCCTCCCGCAATGCCAACGACGGCATCTCGCTGGCCCAGACCGCCGAAGGCGCACTGGGCAAGGTGGGAGATATGTTGCAGCGCATGCGTGAGCTGGCCACCCAGTCGGCCAATGCCACCAACAGCGACAGCGACCGCAAGGCCTTACAGGCCGAAGCCAGCCAGCTGAGTGCCGAAATCGACCGTGTGGCCAAGACCACCGCCTTCAACGGCCGCAAGCTGCTGGATGGCGCATTTGCGGGCGCGGTATTCCAGGTGGGCGCTGCGGCCGGCGACAACATCACCGTGGGCGGCCTGGGCAACACCACGGCGGCTGGTCTGTCCAATGTGAGCTATGGAGACAAGACGGCCACGGCCACGATGACGACGCAAGACAGCTATGCAGCGCTCCCGGCCACGGTGTCATCTGCCGCCGCCGCTTTCTCCATCACGGTGGCTGGCGTGAATGGTGGCGAGGCTATTGATCTGGGGCCGTTGGAAAACGCCAGCTCCAATGAAGAACGCTTGGGCCAGGTGGTTGCTGCCATCAATGCCAAGACGGCCGACACCGGCGTGACCGCCTTCCTGGAAAAAGACAGCACGGGGGTCTACAAGATCAATGTGAAGTCCGAGAAGCTGGACACCGATGGCGTGCCGCTCAAGGTGGACTTCACGGGGTTGGACACGGTGACCAAGGGGCAGTCCGCCACCCCTGCACAGTTGCTGGAAGCCACCGACCTCAACATCGACCCTGGCACAGCAGCGGACATCCAGCAGAACGTCAAGGGTATCGACACCCTGGATATCTCGACGCAGTCCTCTGCCTGGGTGGCGCTGAAGAAGATCGACGATGCGCTGGACCAGGTGAACGCGGTGCGTGGCCAGTTGGGGGCTCTGCAGGCGCGCTTTGAGAAGTCCATAGAGAACATCGACATCATGGGCGAGAACATCACCGCGGCCCGTGGCCGCATCATAGATGCCGACTTCGCCAAGGAAACCGCCAGCCTGAGCCGCACGCAAATCCTGCAGCAAGCCGGCACGGCCATGGTGTCACAGGCCAATCAGCTGTCCCAAAGCGTGTTGAGCCTGCTGAAGTAA
- a CDS encoding flagellin yields the protein MAMSINTNVVSINAQRNLSLNGNSLSTSMQRLSSGLRVNSAKDDAAGLAIAERMNASAKGLAVAARNANDGISLAQTAEGALGKVGDMLQRMRELAAQSANATNSDSDRKALQAEASQLSAEIDRVAKTTSFNGKKLLDGSFAGAIFQVGANSGDNITVGGLGNTTAAGLADVTYAEAVVAAATAPAATYAAVAAGGTFTITVGSGAAVDLGALDEASSNEERLGQVVAAINAKTADTGVTAFLEKDSTGAYQVNVKSDKLDATGSTEAVAIGGLAAVTTGTAVDSTATAEALLADDALAIAAGAEGANGKGIDTIDITTQANAWVSLKKIDDALDQVNAVRGQLGALQTRFEKTVENIDIMSENVTAARGRIVDADFASETANLSRAQILQQAGTAMVAQANQLPQSVLSLLR from the coding sequence ATGGCTATGTCTATTAATACCAATGTTGTGTCCATCAATGCACAACGCAATTTGAGCCTTAACGGTAACTCGCTGAGCACCTCCATGCAGCGCCTGTCCTCGGGCTTGCGTGTCAACAGCGCCAAGGACGATGCGGCTGGCCTGGCCATTGCCGAGCGCATGAACGCTTCGGCCAAGGGCCTGGCGGTGGCAGCGCGCAATGCCAACGACGGCATCTCGCTGGCCCAGACCGCCGAAGGCGCACTGGGCAAGGTGGGCGACATGTTGCAGCGTATGCGTGAACTGGCCGCCCAGTCGGCCAATGCCACCAACAGCGACAGTGACCGCAAGGCCTTGCAGGCCGAAGCCAGCCAGTTGAGCGCAGAAATTGACCGCGTGGCCAAGACCACCAGCTTCAACGGCAAAAAGCTGTTGGATGGCAGCTTTGCCGGCGCCATCTTTCAGGTGGGCGCCAACTCGGGCGACAACATCACCGTGGGGGGGCTGGGCAACACCACGGCCGCGGGCCTGGCCGATGTGACCTACGCCGAGGCGGTGGTGGCTGCCGCGACTGCGCCTGCGGCAACGTACGCAGCCGTGGCTGCCGGCGGTACTTTCACCATCACCGTGGGGTCGGGAGCTGCGGTTGATTTGGGTGCGTTGGACGAAGCCAGCTCCAACGAGGAGCGTTTGGGCCAGGTGGTCGCCGCCATCAATGCCAAAACGGCCGATACCGGTGTTACCGCTTTCCTGGAAAAGGACAGCACGGGCGCCTACCAGGTGAATGTGAAGTCGGACAAGCTGGATGCGACAGGCAGCACAGAGGCCGTGGCCATCGGTGGCCTGGCGGCGGTGACCACCGGTACCGCAGTGGATTCGACGGCAACTGCGGAGGCATTGCTGGCGGATGACGCTTTGGCGATTGCGGCCGGTGCGGAGGGCGCCAATGGCAAGGGCATTGACACCATCGACATTACGACCCAGGCCAATGCCTGGGTGTCGCTGAAGAAGATTGACGATGCCCTGGACCAGGTGAACGCGGTGCGCGGCCAGCTGGGCGCCTTGCAGACCCGCTTTGAAAAGACGGTGGAAAACATCGACATCATGAGCGAGAACGTCACGGCCGCCCGTGGCCGTATCGTGGATGCCGACTTTGCCAGCGAAACCGCCAATCTGAGCCGTGCGCAGATTCTGCAGCAAGCCGGTACGGCTATGGTGGCCCAGGCCAACCAGCTGCCCCAGAGCGTGCTGAGCCTGTTGCGCTAA
- a CDS encoding flagellin: protein MAMTINTNVASINAQRNLGLSGSTLGTSMQRLSSGLRVNSAKDDAAGLAIAERMNAAAKGLAVASRNANDGISLAQTAEGALGKVGDMLQRMRELATQSANATNSESDRKALQAEASQLSAEIDRVAKTTTFNGRKLLDGSFAGAIFQVGAAAGDNITVGGLGNTTAAGLANVNYGEKTIDSATLDLAAADKATYDALAATVSPAAAVLSITVAGVNGGNPIDLGPLEKASSNEERMGQIVAAINAKTADTGVTAFLEKDSTGAYQLGIKSEKLDATNAPVAVTFEGLDTVTTGKKVSDGTAAGPLIATATGLDIVAADLGKDGKGIDKIDVSTQSAAWVSLKKIDDALDQVNAVRGQLGALQTRFEKSIENIDIMGENITAARGRIVDADFAKETASLSRSQILQQAGTAMVSQANQLPQSVLSLLK, encoded by the coding sequence ATGGCCATGACCATCAACACCAACGTCGCTTCGATCAACGCCCAGCGCAATCTGGGTCTGTCGGGAAGCACTCTGGGTACTTCCATGCAACGCCTGTCTTCGGGTCTGCGTGTGAACAGCGCCAAGGATGACGCTGCAGGTCTGGCCATTGCAGAGCGCATGAACGCGGCCGCCAAGGGTTTGGCAGTGGCCTCCCGCAATGCCAACGACGGCATCTCGCTGGCCCAGACTGCCGAAGGCGCACTGGGCAAGGTGGGTGACATGCTGCAGCGCATGCGTGAGCTGGCTACCCAATCGGCCAACGCCACCAACAGCGAAAGCGACCGCAAGGCCTTGCAGGCTGAAGCCAGCCAGCTGAGCGCCGAAATCGACCGCGTGGCCAAGACCACCACCTTCAACGGCCGTAAGCTGTTGGATGGCTCGTTTGCAGGGGCCATCTTCCAGGTGGGTGCTGCGGCCGGCGACAACATCACCGTGGGCGGCCTGGGTAACACCACAGCGGCTGGCCTGGCCAATGTGAACTACGGCGAAAAGACGATCGACTCTGCCACGCTGGATCTGGCTGCTGCCGACAAGGCGACCTATGACGCACTGGCAGCTACGGTGTCCCCTGCCGCCGCCGTGCTCTCCATCACGGTTGCTGGTGTGAATGGCGGCAATCCCATTGACCTGGGCCCTCTGGAAAAGGCCAGCTCCAATGAAGAGCGTATGGGCCAGATCGTTGCTGCCATCAACGCCAAGACTGCAGACACCGGCGTGACCGCCTTCCTGGAAAAGGACAGCACAGGTGCTTACCAGTTGGGCATCAAGTCGGAAAAGCTGGATGCAACGAACGCACCGGTAGCGGTGACGTTTGAAGGCCTGGATACCGTGACGACCGGTAAAAAAGTGTCCGATGGCACGGCTGCCGGCCCTCTGATCGCGACGGCAACTGGCCTGGATATCGTGGCCGCAGACCTTGGCAAGGATGGTAAGGGTATTGACAAGATTGACGTGTCGACCCAATCCGCTGCCTGGGTGTCGCTGAAGAAGATCGACGATGCACTGGACCAGGTGAACGCGGTGCGCGGTCAGCTGGGTGCTTTGCAAACTCGCTTTGAGAAGTCCATCGAGAACATCGACATCATGGGCGAGAACATCACCGCAGCCCGTGGTCGCATCGTGGATGCCGACTTTGCCAAGGAAACCGCCAGCCTGAGCCGCTCGCAAATCCTGCAGCAAGCCGGTACGGCCATGGTGTCCCAGGCCAACCAGCTGCCCCAGAGCGTGCTGAGCTTGCTGAAGTAA
- a CDS encoding flagellin, whose amino-acid sequence MAMSINTNVVSINAQRNLSLTGSSLATSMQRLSSGLRVNSAKDDAAGLAIAERMNASAKGLAVAARNANDGISLAQTAEGALGKVGDMLQRMRELGAQSANATNSDSDRKALQAEASQLSAEIDRVAKTTSFNGKKLLDGSFAGAIFQVGANAGDNITVGGLGNTTAAGLANVNYAELVKKDIDVATKATFGAVAADDGATTPAATWTIQVGTGTAISLGALDKASSNEERLGQAVAAINAKTADTGVTAFLEKQADGKYALNLKSERVDIDATTGDVTSQEVKFTGLDKVFAGVQADGTTAQDLGGLVAGATGLDIAGDETTLGKNGKGIDTIDVSTQSAAWVSLKKIDDAMDQVNAVRGQLGALQTRFEKTVENIDIMNENVTAARGRIVDADFAKETANLSRAQILQQAGTAMVAQANQLPQSVLSLLK is encoded by the coding sequence ATGGCTATGTCCATCAACACCAATGTTGTGTCCATCAATGCACAACGCAATCTGAGTCTGACCGGCAGCTCGCTGGCCACCTCCATGCAGCGCCTGTCTTCGGGCCTGCGTGTCAACAGCGCCAAGGACGACGCAGCTGGCCTGGCCATTGCCGAGCGCATGAACGCTTCGGCCAAGGGCCTGGCGGTGGCAGCGCGCAATGCCAACGACGGCATCTCGCTGGCCCAGACCGCCGAAGGCGCCCTGGGCAAGGTGGGCGACATGCTGCAGCGCATGCGTGAACTGGGTGCCCAGTCGGCCAACGCCACCAACAGCGACAGCGACCGCAAGGCCCTGCAAGCCGAAGCCAGCCAGCTGAGCGCTGAAATCGACCGCGTGGCCAAGACCACTTCTTTCAACGGCAAAAAGCTGTTGGACGGCAGCTTTGCAGGGGCCATTTTCCAAGTGGGCGCCAATGCCGGTGACAACATCACCGTGGGCGGTCTGGGCAACACCACTGCGGCTGGCCTGGCCAATGTGAACTATGCGGAGCTGGTGAAGAAGGACATTGATGTCGCGACCAAGGCAACGTTCGGTGCAGTGGCTGCGGATGACGGTGCAACTACTCCGGCCGCAACCTGGACCATTCAGGTAGGCACCGGTACCGCCATCAGCCTGGGAGCCCTGGACAAGGCCAGCTCTAATGAGGAGCGACTGGGTCAAGCCGTGGCGGCCATCAACGCCAAGACTGCTGATACCGGCGTCACGGCTTTCCTGGAAAAGCAGGCTGATGGCAAATATGCACTGAATTTGAAGTCGGAGCGTGTGGACATCGATGCGACCACGGGTGATGTCACCTCCCAAGAGGTGAAGTTCACCGGCCTGGACAAGGTGTTTGCCGGCGTGCAGGCCGATGGCACGACGGCCCAGGACTTGGGTGGCTTGGTTGCCGGCGCCACGGGGCTGGATATTGCAGGTGACGAAACCACGTTGGGCAAGAACGGAAAGGGTATCGACACCATCGACGTGTCGACCCAGTCCGCTGCCTGGGTGTCGCTGAAGAAGATCGACGATGCCATGGACCAGGTGAATGCGGTGCGCGGCCAACTGGGCGCCCTGCAGACCCGTTTTGAAAAGACGGTGGAAAACATCGACATCATGAACGAAAACGTCACGGCAGCCCGTGGCCGTATTGTGGATGCCGACTTTGCCAAGGAAACTGCCAATCTGAGCCGCGCGCAGATTCTGCAGCAAGCCGGAACGGCCATGGTGGCCCAGGCCAACCAGCTGCCCCAAAGCGTGCTGAGTTTGTTGAAGTAA
- a CDS encoding flagellin, translated as MAMTINTNVASINAQRNLGLSGSTLGTSMQRLSSGLRVNSAKDDAAGLAIAERMNAAAKGLAVASRNANDGISLAQTAEGALGKVGDMLQRMRELATQSANATNSDSDRKALQAEASQLSAEIDRVAKTTTFNGRKLLDGSFAGAIFQVGAAAGDNITVGGLGNTTAAGLANVNYGEKVKADIDVAVKATYDAVKADDGASPPVPTWTIQVGTDTAISLGALDKASSNEERLGQVVAAINAKTADTGVTAFLEKQADGKYALNVKSERMDATDPTKAEAITITGLAALVTGMKADGTGPSTALLADADVSLVAADVGKNGKGIDGIDISTQANAWVSLKKIDDALDQVNAVRGQLGALQTRFEKSIENIDIMGENITAARGRIVDADFAKETASLSRSQILQQAGTAMVSQANQLPQSVLSLLK; from the coding sequence ATGGCCATGACCATCAACACCAACGTCGCTTCGATCAACGCCCAGCGCAATCTGGGTCTGTCGGGAAGCACTCTGGGTACTTCCATGCAACGTCTGTCTTCGGGCCTGCGTGTGAACAGCGCCAAAGATGACGCTGCAGGTCTGGCCATTGCAGAGCGCATGAACGCGGCCGCCAAGGGTTTGGCAGTGGCCTCCCGCAATGCCAACGACGGCATCTCGCTGGCCCAGACTGCCGAAGGCGCCCTGGGCAAGGTGGGTGACATGCTGCAGCGCATGCGTGAGTTGGCTACCCAGTCGGCCAACGCCACCAACAGCGACAGCGACCGCAAGGCCTTGCAGGCCGAAGCCAGCCAGCTGAGTGCCGAAATCGACCGCGTGGCCAAGACCACCACCTTCAACGGCCGCAAGCTGCTGGATGGCTCATTTGCAGGCGCCATCTTCCAGGTGGGTGCGGCTGCCGGTGACAACATCACCGTGGGCGGCCTGGGCAACACCACGGCGGCTGGCCTGGCCAATGTGAACTATGGCGAGAAGGTGAAGGCCGATATCGATGTCGCGGTGAAAGCAACATACGACGCGGTGAAGGCGGACGACGGCGCATCTCCTCCCGTTCCCACCTGGACCATTCAGGTGGGCACCGATACCGCGATCAGCCTGGGCGCCCTGGACAAGGCCAGCTCCAATGAAGAGCGACTGGGCCAGGTCGTGGCGGCCATCAACGCCAAGACGGCAGACACCGGCGTCACGGCTTTCCTGGAAAAGCAGGCCGATGGAAAATACGCATTGAATGTGAAGTCGGAGCGTATGGACGCCACGGATCCAACCAAGGCTGAAGCCATCACGATCACTGGCCTGGCTGCTTTGGTGACGGGCATGAAGGCCGATGGCACTGGCCCCTCCACGGCTTTGCTTGCCGATGCGGATGTGTCCCTCGTAGCCGCTGATGTGGGCAAGAACGGCAAGGGCATTGACGGTATCGATATCTCGACGCAGGCCAATGCCTGGGTGTCGCTGAAGAAGATCGACGACGCATTGGATCAGGTGAACGCGGTGCGCGGTCAGCTGGGTGCTTTGCAAACCCGCTTTGAGAAGTCCATTGAGAACATCGACATCATGGGCGAGAACATCACCGCAGCCCGTGGTCGCATCGTGGATGCTGACTTTGCCAAGGAAACCGCCAGCCTGAGCCGCTCGCAAATCCTGCAACAAGCCGGCACGGCCATGGTGTCCCAGGCCAACCAGCTGCCCCAGAGCGTGCTGAGCCTGCTGAAGTAA
- a CDS encoding flagellin codes for MAMSINTNVVSINAQRNLSLTGSSLATSMQRLSSGLRVNSAKDDAAGLAIAERMNASAKGLAVAARNANDGISLAQTAEGALGKVGDMLQRMRELGAQSANATNSDSDRKALQAEASQLSAEIDRVAKTTSFNGKKLLDGSFAGAIFQVGANAGDNITVGGLGNTTAAGLANVSYAEKISDAIDVSVKATYGEVKALTDPADPTTAVWTIKVGGDTAINLGALDKASSNEERLGQMVAAINAKTADTGVTAFLEKDNATGEYKLNMKSERMDAADPTKAATVVFTGLDTVSTGTPVDTTATATVMLKAADFKIDDTDLGTAGKGMDTIDITTQANAWVSLKKIDDAMDQVNAVRGQLGALQTRFEKTVENIDIMSENVTAARGRIVDADFAKETANLSRAQILQQAGTAMVAQANQLPQSVLSLLK; via the coding sequence ATGGCTATGTCCATCAACACCAATGTTGTGTCCATCAATGCACAACGCAATCTGAGTCTGACCGGCAGCTCGCTGGCCACCTCCATGCAGCGCCTGTCTTCGGGCCTGCGTGTCAACAGCGCCAAGGACGACGCAGCTGGCCTGGCCATTGCCGAGCGCATGAACGCTTCGGCCAAGGGCCTGGCGGTGGCAGCGCGCAATGCCAACGACGGCATCTCGCTGGCCCAGACCGCCGAAGGCGCCCTGGGCAAGGTGGGCGACATGCTGCAGCGCATGCGTGAACTGGGTGCCCAGTCGGCCAACGCCACCAACAGCGACAGCGACCGCAAGGCCCTGCAAGCCGAAGCCAGCCAGCTGAGCGCTGAAATCGACCGCGTGGCCAAGACCACTTCTTTCAACGGCAAAAAGCTGTTGGACGGCAGCTTTGCAGGGGCCATTTTCCAAGTGGGCGCCAATGCCGGTGACAACATCACCGTGGGCGGTCTGGGCAATACCACGGCGGCTGGCTTGGCCAATGTGAGCTATGCTGAAAAAATCAGCGACGCTATCGACGTGTCGGTGAAGGCAACGTATGGTGAAGTGAAGGCCCTGACGGATCCCGCAGACCCAACAACTGCTGTCTGGACCATCAAGGTCGGTGGTGATACTGCCATCAACCTGGGTGCGCTGGACAAGGCCAGCTCCAATGAAGAGCGTCTGGGGCAAATGGTCGCGGCCATCAATGCCAAGACGGCGGACACCGGTGTGACCGCTTTCCTGGAAAAAGACAATGCGACCGGCGAATACAAGCTGAACATGAAGTCGGAGCGCATGGATGCGGCCGATCCAACCAAGGCGGCAACTGTCGTGTTTACCGGCCTGGATACTGTGAGCACGGGTACCCCGGTGGATACCACTGCCACCGCCACTGTGATGCTCAAGGCTGCCGACTTTAAGATTGACGACACCGACCTCGGTACTGCGGGTAAGGGTATGGACACCATCGATATCACGACACAGGCCAATGCTTGGGTGTCGCTGAAAAAGATTGACGACGCCATGGACCAGGTGAACGCGGTGCGCGGCCAACTGGGCGCCCTGCAGACCCGCTTTGAAAAGACGGTGGAAAACATCGACATCATGAGCGAGAACGTCACCGCGGCCCGCGGCCGTATCGTGGATGCCGACTTTGCCAAGGAAACCGCCAATCTGAGCCGCGCGCAGATTCTGCAGCAAGCCGGCACGGCCATGGTGGCCCAGGCCAACCAGCTGCCCCAGAGCGTGCTGAGCCTGCTGAAGTAA